A single window of Metallosphaera hakonensis JCM 8857 = DSM 7519 DNA harbors:
- the hpaD gene encoding 3,4-dihydroxyphenylacetate 2,3-dioxygenase, producing MTDLNVLRLSHVCVRVTDLDRAENFYVNLLGFVETEKDGDYLYLRGIEEGQHHSLVLKKASSPGLCYVGFRVKGMDKVTEFSRTLKFKEKGVESALLTESPGGIPLLFYEDMEYVGDMRLKFHLHKGVSPVRLAHVNFLVKDLAREEKFFRELGFIETEHFLDNTGRKTVSWLTRRGNSHEIAVAESSRNVPGFHHETYYVHDVKEVVKAADILSSVGYWDNLERGPGRHGATEGYYVYLRDLDGNRVEFFTGDYEVLDPDKWKVVEWTHDQFRYRSDFWGRPIPDSWLKEWMPVEDLNGELRRW from the coding sequence ATGACTGATCTAAACGTGTTAAGGCTTTCCCACGTGTGCGTTAGGGTAACGGATCTTGATAGGGCAGAGAACTTCTACGTTAACCTCCTGGGATTCGTAGAAACTGAAAAAGACGGAGACTACCTATATCTGAGGGGGATAGAGGAGGGACAACATCACAGTCTGGTACTCAAGAAGGCCAGTTCGCCGGGTCTATGTTACGTTGGGTTTAGGGTTAAGGGAATGGATAAAGTAACCGAGTTTTCAAGGACTCTTAAATTCAAGGAGAAAGGGGTGGAAAGTGCACTCCTCACGGAATCGCCCGGAGGAATTCCTCTCCTCTTTTACGAGGACATGGAATACGTGGGGGACATGAGGCTAAAGTTCCACCTTCACAAGGGAGTCTCTCCCGTGAGGCTCGCTCACGTAAACTTCTTGGTAAAGGACCTGGCACGAGAGGAGAAGTTCTTTAGGGAATTGGGATTCATTGAGACCGAGCATTTCCTCGACAACACCGGAAGGAAGACTGTGTCTTGGCTTACGAGGAGGGGTAACTCCCACGAAATAGCCGTGGCCGAATCCAGTAGGAACGTACCGGGATTTCATCACGAAACCTATTACGTTCACGATGTTAAGGAAGTGGTGAAAGCTGCGGACATACTGTCGTCCGTGGGATACTGGGACAACTTGGAGAGGGGTCCTGGAAGACACGGCGCCACGGAGGGCTATTACGTATACCTCAGGGACCTCGATGGAAACAGAGTTGAGTTCTTCACGGGGGACTACGAAGTTCTTGACCCAGACAAGTGGAAGGTTGTGGAGTGGACCCACGATCAATTTAGGTACAGAAGCGACTTTTGGGGTAGACCTATCCCCGACTCCTGGTTAAAGGAGTGGATGCCGGTGGAGGACCTAAACGGTGAGCTAAGGAGGTGGTGA
- a CDS encoding DUF973 family protein: MATPQELEGISRLRGGIAFEFLAAILSIIGIILFIGGLAGIVIGAVLLIIAFIVAIIALIRLYRGFSRLEQYVPNMVLGKIGVILSVIPYLNFIGYILIGIALYFIGDKYGNGTLKTGGIITAIPFINFIGLIISYIGLGGINFASVPPSTSYPSPGTGPGSTSYGQPYGQSSPPGQPQGVSVYQVGQGVLRGNVANFTLYSSGQTRIERATLEAVDTYAVSVNPIFLNSGNNAISVNFSTIPSNLVQGGVYRIKLDLDNNTSVYVTVIYNP, encoded by the coding sequence ATGGCAACTCCACAAGAATTGGAAGGAATTTCTAGGTTAAGGGGTGGAATTGCATTCGAGTTTTTAGCAGCTATTCTCTCCATAATAGGTATTATTCTTTTCATCGGCGGATTAGCTGGAATTGTAATTGGAGCTGTGCTGTTAATTATCGCATTTATTGTGGCCATAATAGCCTTAATCAGGTTATATAGAGGGTTCTCCAGACTGGAACAATACGTCCCGAACATGGTTTTAGGTAAGATTGGGGTGATTCTCTCGGTTATACCCTACCTGAACTTCATAGGTTACATCTTAATTGGCATAGCCCTATACTTCATTGGAGATAAGTACGGGAACGGAACGCTGAAGACTGGTGGTATAATTACGGCTATACCGTTCATTAACTTCATTGGATTAATAATATCATATATAGGATTAGGAGGAATAAATTTCGCATCTGTACCACCCTCTACGAGTTACCCATCTCCTGGTACCGGACCTGGATCGACTTCCTATGGACAACCCTACGGTCAAAGCTCCCCTCCTGGACAGCCCCAAGGTGTCTCAGTTTATCAGGTGGGGCAGGGAGTTCTTAGGGGAAACGTAGCCAACTTCACCCTATATTCCTCAGGCCAAACCAGGATTGAGAGAGCTACCTTAGAAGCTGTGGACACCTATGCTGTCAGCGTTAACCCCATATTCCTGAATTCAGGGAACAACGCAATATCAGTAAACTTCTCCACGATCCCCTCAAACCTAGTTCAGGGAGGAGTGTACAGGATAAAGTTAGACCTAGATAACAACACATCGGTTTACGTTACAGTGATCTACAACCCGTGA
- the treH1 gene encoding alpha,alpha-trehalase TreH1, producing the protein MDFTSRLFCINNEFTGALISGTDVVWLTFPRYDSPSVFGYLLDERAGSLSISGEVVEQEYLVPNVLRTVMKDGSEITDLLLRGEHSFVRKVIAKTPLKVKVNPVFDYGRVKAKVYKLGNWVYKMVNPENSEFLELHFIFPQVIEESDGWVVSGEGYIFLGHFSDERFGIYGKSQLRFNVEGGVDRTVNYWRNILRRGKGRGRMAKLSIPGFQGEEVMKAYETSVGILLGLLYNPTGAVVAAPTTSLPEVEGGTRNWDYRFAWVRDSSIIAEGLISAGYTLEARRIVEFLSRMVSFTTKPFLYPLYAIDGSVPPKEIEIPWLSGFMNSRPVRVGNAAAAQLQLDLEGFFMDAMYKYYVFTGDSSYVKNHLDVIEYVADWVSENWKLEDVGIWEERGVQAHYIHSKVMMWVALERAGRLMKVVDRENRWKEIRNELKDWIMENGIRDMFVKKPGSDEVDSALLTLPLYGFVDVKVDTFLKTLKKIEEELVVKGQAKRYRRDFLGEAKYPFTLASLWLARVYIRLGRLDEAKATLSGILEASRGTYLLGEHIDPERKLFTGNFPQAFAQANLILALNELVEAEGSEESEEVDKPETP; encoded by the coding sequence ATGGACTTCACTTCCAGGTTATTCTGTATCAACAACGAGTTCACAGGGGCACTGATCTCTGGAACAGACGTGGTTTGGCTGACCTTTCCCAGATACGACTCCCCTTCGGTCTTCGGGTATCTCCTAGACGAGAGGGCCGGTTCGCTCTCGATCTCTGGGGAGGTCGTTGAACAGGAATACCTTGTCCCTAACGTTTTGCGGACAGTAATGAAGGACGGATCAGAGATCACCGATCTCCTACTGAGAGGAGAGCATTCTTTCGTGAGAAAGGTAATCGCCAAGACTCCCCTTAAGGTGAAGGTGAACCCTGTCTTCGACTACGGGAGAGTGAAGGCCAAGGTTTACAAACTGGGAAACTGGGTCTACAAGATGGTTAACCCAGAGAACTCCGAGTTCCTAGAGCTCCACTTTATCTTTCCCCAGGTGATCGAGGAAAGTGACGGTTGGGTAGTCTCAGGGGAGGGCTACATTTTCCTGGGACACTTCAGTGACGAGAGGTTCGGTATCTACGGAAAGTCGCAGTTGAGATTTAACGTAGAGGGAGGAGTGGATAGGACGGTGAACTATTGGAGGAACATCCTTAGGAGAGGAAAGGGGAGAGGAAGGATGGCCAAGCTGAGCATACCGGGCTTTCAAGGGGAGGAGGTGATGAAAGCCTACGAAACGTCCGTGGGAATCCTCCTGGGCTTACTGTATAACCCCACCGGGGCCGTGGTGGCTGCACCAACCACGTCTCTACCGGAAGTGGAGGGAGGGACCAGGAATTGGGATTACCGCTTCGCATGGGTCAGGGACTCCTCCATAATAGCAGAGGGCTTAATATCGGCAGGGTACACGTTGGAGGCCAGGAGAATAGTGGAGTTCCTATCCAGGATGGTTTCCTTTACCACTAAGCCCTTTCTCTATCCACTTTACGCCATTGACGGATCGGTTCCTCCCAAGGAGATCGAGATCCCCTGGCTTTCAGGTTTCATGAACTCTAGACCGGTCAGGGTAGGGAACGCGGCTGCGGCCCAACTTCAACTGGACTTGGAGGGTTTCTTCATGGACGCAATGTATAAGTATTACGTGTTCACAGGGGACTCCTCTTATGTAAAGAATCACCTCGACGTCATAGAGTACGTAGCTGACTGGGTGTCCGAAAACTGGAAACTAGAAGACGTAGGCATATGGGAGGAGAGAGGCGTTCAGGCCCACTACATTCATTCCAAGGTAATGATGTGGGTTGCCCTAGAGCGTGCAGGAAGGCTCATGAAAGTCGTAGATAGGGAAAACAGGTGGAAGGAGATAAGAAACGAATTGAAGGACTGGATCATGGAGAACGGGATTAGGGATATGTTCGTTAAGAAACCAGGTAGCGACGAGGTGGACTCAGCACTTCTCACTCTACCACTGTACGGTTTCGTTGATGTGAAAGTCGATACCTTTCTCAAGACCTTGAAGAAGATCGAGGAGGAACTGGTGGTTAAGGGACAAGCCAAGAGATACAGAAGGGACTTTCTAGGGGAGGCGAAGTACCCCTTCACCCTTGCTTCCCTCTGGTTGGCGAGGGTATACATTAGGCTAGGAAGGCTCGATGAGGCCAAGGCGACCTTATCCGGTATTCTAGAGGCGAGTAGGGGAACCTATCTC
- a CDS encoding flavin reductase family protein: MSEELKGLMRRFPLGVAVVTTKWRDKLVGMTVNTFNSLSMSPPLALFLADRTRGNDVPFRESEFFSVNLTDDKDILNTFAVSPVETRFRKMKYELEEGVPVLTEAYAYMILRKVQVIDVGDHSIIVGEVIKTRMVRDADPLVYYDRDYRKIC; this comes from the coding sequence ATATCCGAGGAACTTAAGGGCCTCATGAGGAGGTTTCCCTTAGGAGTTGCCGTAGTAACAACAAAGTGGAGAGATAAGCTAGTGGGCATGACAGTGAACACGTTTAACTCTTTATCCATGAGTCCTCCGCTGGCGCTTTTCTTAGCAGACAGGACCAGGGGGAACGATGTACCCTTCAGGGAAAGCGAGTTTTTTTCCGTTAATCTTACGGACGACAAAGACATTCTGAATACGTTCGCCGTCTCCCCGGTTGAGACCAGATTCAGAAAAATGAAATATGAACTGGAGGAAGGAGTCCCTGTGTTAACCGAGGCGTATGCTTACATGATCTTGAGGAAAGTGCAAGTGATAGATGTGGGTGATCACTCTATCATTGTGGGAGAGGTGATCAAGACAAGGATGGTGAGAGATGCTGACCCGCTAGTGTATTACGACAGAGACTACAGGAAGATCTGTTAG
- a CDS encoding DUF5678 domain-containing protein, which translates to MPESLIVRDPKYLGKFIAVDREFNIIGYADSREELERELNKKGYSIADYDIIYVPKSLKKDPESY; encoded by the coding sequence ATGCCTGAAAGTTTGATAGTGAGGGATCCTAAATATTTAGGTAAGTTCATTGCAGTGGATAGGGAATTCAATATTATAGGTTACGCTGATTCCAGGGAAGAGTTAGAAAGAGAGTTGAATAAAAAAGGTTATAGTATAGCCGATTACGATATAATATATGTCCCTAAATCCCTCAAAAAAGATCCTGAAAGCTATTGA
- a CDS encoding 4-hydroxyphenylacetate 3-hydroxylase family protein — protein sequence MIRKGRDYIESIERNPPETYYEGELVRDVVHHPAFKVPVNTVASYYDLHWKEEALRTYNRDVGEETSISLVRPKSKEELLRLGEGLVKIYDFYRGFFGRSPDYLNLWTMVFFAHAEDYFGKHFGSKFMENAMEIYRESAKRDLFYTHAIVAPMYDRTKPPSQWDDPYIQIGITEERPEGVVVRGAAMICTAGPYSEMLWYLPNMRRDSDPRYALYFSIPTTTEGVKFISRRGFQPREGGEFEYPISSRWDEADAILVLDNVLVPWDRIIFYKKPELIEDLMWHTVSLRGWFNWHFMIQHYSRLKFLAGLAMTVTEAAGTNAFINVQEKIGEILLYVAMNEAALYGSIARAQELPNIVRPDPYISISASHFNMKAVPRANEILRLITAGASIPIPAGAKDFTNPQERAYLEKYMAMKGLDALERVKTFNLLWDVIGSEAGMRYEQYDRFSRGDPTIRWAQTYTEVFKDRKEQFTKLVKEILDQMPNPKA from the coding sequence ATGATAAGGAAGGGAAGAGACTACATTGAAAGTATAGAGAGGAACCCGCCCGAGACCTATTACGAGGGCGAACTGGTGAGGGATGTAGTCCATCACCCAGCTTTCAAGGTCCCCGTGAACACGGTGGCAAGTTATTACGACCTCCACTGGAAGGAGGAAGCCCTCAGGACGTATAACCGAGATGTGGGGGAGGAGACGAGTATAAGCTTGGTTAGGCCGAAAAGCAAGGAGGAACTACTCAGGTTAGGAGAGGGCTTAGTGAAGATATATGATTTCTATAGGGGATTTTTCGGGAGGAGTCCGGATTACCTAAACCTCTGGACCATGGTGTTCTTCGCTCACGCGGAGGACTATTTCGGAAAACACTTCGGTTCCAAGTTCATGGAGAACGCCATGGAGATATATCGCGAATCAGCCAAGAGGGACCTATTCTACACCCACGCTATCGTGGCCCCAATGTATGATAGGACAAAGCCACCCTCACAGTGGGATGACCCTTACATACAGATCGGTATCACCGAGGAGAGGCCGGAGGGAGTGGTGGTGAGAGGTGCAGCCATGATTTGCACCGCTGGCCCATACTCTGAAATGCTCTGGTATTTGCCCAACATGAGAAGGGACTCCGATCCCAGATATGCCCTCTATTTCTCCATTCCCACTACAACCGAGGGAGTGAAGTTCATCTCAAGGAGGGGATTTCAACCGAGAGAGGGGGGAGAGTTTGAGTATCCGATCTCATCTAGATGGGACGAAGCTGACGCCATCCTGGTTCTAGATAACGTTCTAGTGCCCTGGGATAGGATAATATTCTACAAGAAGCCGGAGCTCATAGAGGACCTAATGTGGCACACAGTGTCACTCAGGGGATGGTTCAACTGGCATTTCATGATACAGCACTACTCAAGGTTAAAGTTCCTTGCAGGGCTAGCTATGACCGTAACTGAGGCCGCTGGAACCAACGCCTTCATTAACGTTCAGGAGAAGATTGGAGAGATCCTACTATACGTTGCTATGAATGAGGCAGCCCTATACGGTTCCATCGCTAGAGCACAGGAGTTACCCAATATTGTGAGACCTGATCCTTACATCTCCATTTCAGCAAGCCACTTCAATATGAAGGCAGTACCTAGGGCTAATGAGATCCTTAGACTAATCACAGCTGGAGCGTCAATTCCAATTCCGGCCGGGGCTAAGGACTTCACCAATCCCCAGGAGAGAGCTTACCTGGAGAAGTACATGGCTATGAAGGGGTTAGACGCTCTGGAGAGAGTGAAGACCTTCAATCTGCTCTGGGACGTGATAGGATCCGAGGCCGGGATGAGATACGAACAATACGACAGGTTCAGCAGAGGGGATCCAACAATTAGGTGGGCCCAGACTTACACCGAAGTCTTCAAGGATAGGAAGGAACAATTCACGAAGTTGGTGAAGGAAATCCTAGATCAGATGCCAAATCCTAAAGCCTGA
- a CDS encoding HEPN domain-containing protein codes for MNFDSVAQSYISQAEERFALAKLELERKKYNITVRLCQEVVELALKACLRIVNVEPPKFHDVGPVLKDNLDKFPSWFKERIEVFASYSRSLRKERELSMYGDEETNTPPEILYSEYDAQQSLKMAEEILDYSKKLFEEKKRR; via the coding sequence TTGAACTTTGATTCAGTTGCACAATCATACATTTCTCAGGCTGAAGAGAGATTTGCATTAGCTAAACTAGAACTCGAAAGAAAGAAGTACAACATTACGGTAAGATTATGTCAAGAGGTAGTGGAACTTGCACTTAAGGCTTGCTTAAGAATAGTTAATGTGGAACCACCCAAATTCCATGACGTAGGTCCCGTATTGAAGGATAACCTTGACAAGTTCCCTTCATGGTTTAAGGAAAGAATAGAGGTTTTCGCGTCATACTCAAGGTCTTTGAGAAAGGAAAGAGAATTATCCATGTATGGTGATGAGGAAACTAACACTCCTCCAGAAATACTCTATTCAGAATACGACGCGCAACAATCGCTAAAGATGGCAGAGGAGATATTAGACTACTCAAAAAAACTATTTGAGGAGAAAAAGAGAAGGTAA
- a CDS encoding nucleotidyltransferase domain-containing protein, with protein sequence MLKEPYSTLLNEMVEIMKKEFGEDLISVVLYGSVARGDNRNDSDVDLLIVIKDLPKDSMLKRIRLFETRVEDKLNLDELWHKGYYVSLSPMLKTPEEAERISPLYLDMVYDAIVLYDKDDFFTNVLRRLSKRLEELGAERVKKGKKWYWVLKKDSKFGDTVEL encoded by the coding sequence GTGTTGAAGGAACCCTACAGCACGTTGCTCAATGAAATGGTCGAAATAATGAAGAAGGAATTTGGAGAAGACCTGATCTCGGTGGTACTGTACGGTAGCGTCGCGAGAGGAGACAACAGAAATGATAGCGATGTGGACTTACTAATCGTGATAAAAGATTTACCAAAGGACAGTATGCTCAAGAGAATTAGGTTGTTCGAGACGAGAGTTGAGGACAAGTTGAACCTTGACGAACTCTGGCACAAGGGATACTACGTTTCTCTTTCACCAATGTTAAAGACCCCTGAAGAGGCGGAAAGGATCTCCCCTCTTTACCTGGACATGGTATATGACGCAATTGTACTCTACGACAAGGATGACTTCTTCACCAACGTGTTACGAAGATTGAGTAAAAGACTTGAGGAATTGGGAGCTGAAAGGGTGAAAAAAGGTAAAAAGTGGTATTGGGTATTGAAGAAGGACTCGAAATTCGGTGATACGGTTGAACTTTGA
- a CDS encoding helix-turn-helix domain-containing protein, with product MALKRVTVGVRHEGCWTSEVKDGTVTINLEVYPDRGYLRSWLISSSRELRTKMREHKSVRKVNRVYETRESTLLDFLNVFHGSVAGLLYSREVLILGNYNRGGEEFWTFVTTGSAMNEILNELSSLGKITTVSEEDYVPYFPSLTEMERRVFWMALNRGYLNYPRDVEAEDLARVLGVSKVTFLYHWRNAQKKIMKYVSKNINI from the coding sequence ATGGCGCTTAAGAGAGTTACAGTTGGCGTGAGACATGAGGGATGCTGGACGTCAGAGGTAAAGGATGGTACGGTGACCATCAATTTAGAGGTCTACCCTGATCGAGGATACCTCAGGAGCTGGTTGATTTCATCCTCCAGGGAGTTAAGGACCAAGATGAGGGAACATAAGTCCGTGAGAAAGGTGAACAGGGTCTACGAGACTAGGGAATCCACTCTCCTGGATTTCCTGAACGTCTTTCACGGATCCGTGGCGGGTCTACTGTATTCAAGGGAGGTTTTAATTCTTGGAAATTACAATAGAGGTGGGGAGGAGTTCTGGACCTTTGTCACCACAGGAAGCGCAATGAACGAGATCTTAAACGAGCTGTCATCCCTGGGAAAGATAACCACGGTTAGCGAAGAGGACTACGTACCGTATTTCCCCTCGTTGACGGAAATGGAGAGGAGAGTTTTCTGGATGGCCTTAAACAGGGGATACTTGAATTACCCTAGAGACGTGGAAGCGGAGGACCTAGCTAGGGTATTGGGAGTAAGTAAGGTTACGTTCCTGTATCACTGGAGGAACGCCCAAAAGAAAATCATGAAATACGTATCAAAAAACATCAACATATGA
- a CDS encoding MFS transporter, producing the protein MTEKSVKAGEIIARMDRIPIWSLSYIFIGILGMGFLFTFFDIFDINVSFIQTALTIFHVSSPSSPEIGVLLGPAVLLNLIGYIVGSLLLSPLSDRIGRRNMLMITMAITGLGSLYNALSNDYLNFVSARIATGVGVGADLAIVNTYIGEVAPLNGRAKYTSFVFLFSTLGAGLGLWLGLLLTTPPAPFPLGLPFALGGSGFLAVNGWRVMYGIGALLALIGLVLRFNLPESPRWLISRGRIGEAEAVVRYMEERASRKLKNLPPLPTVISPYVVERLTYLESLRAVIADRRYAKRLAVLIPMWFFGYMTVYVLAAGLTTVLASLGYPPPEAGIIASFGDIGFILCALTIMFVGDRLERSRWTVISVAFTILGGVIIALAKTNLPLSFIGSSILFYGFNLWVPVSYAWSAESFPTRARATGFALTDGLGHIGGGIGTVVVASVVASLVAGGVTSGLAIEVFLLIASFQLISAIIAVTLGHKTANKRLDEISP; encoded by the coding sequence ATGACAGAAAAATCGGTAAAGGCCGGGGAGATCATAGCCCGAATGGATAGAATACCCATATGGTCGCTGTCGTACATTTTTATCGGAATTCTGGGGATGGGTTTCCTCTTCACTTTCTTCGACATTTTCGACATCAACGTGTCCTTCATTCAGACTGCACTGACCATATTTCACGTGAGTAGTCCCTCCTCACCTGAAATTGGGGTTCTACTGGGACCAGCGGTACTTCTGAACTTGATAGGTTACATTGTGGGTTCCCTTCTCTTATCGCCTCTCTCAGATAGGATAGGAAGGAGGAACATGTTAATGATAACCATGGCCATCACGGGACTAGGAAGCTTATACAACGCCTTGTCCAATGACTATCTGAACTTCGTGTCGGCTAGGATCGCGACAGGCGTGGGAGTGGGAGCTGATCTGGCCATCGTCAACACATACATAGGAGAGGTCGCCCCATTGAACGGTAGGGCTAAATACACTAGCTTCGTGTTCCTCTTCTCTACCCTTGGTGCAGGGCTCGGATTGTGGCTCGGTCTTCTCTTGACCACCCCACCAGCACCCTTTCCCCTTGGTTTACCCTTTGCCCTTGGAGGATCGGGTTTCCTTGCGGTGAACGGGTGGAGAGTCATGTACGGAATAGGAGCGCTATTGGCACTCATTGGCCTGGTCTTAAGGTTTAACTTACCGGAATCTCCACGTTGGTTGATATCTCGGGGTAGAATAGGGGAGGCAGAAGCAGTGGTCAGGTATATGGAGGAGAGGGCATCCAGGAAGTTAAAGAACCTACCACCTCTGCCCACGGTGATTTCGCCGTACGTGGTGGAGAGACTCACCTACTTGGAATCGCTGAGGGCCGTGATAGCAGATAGGAGATATGCCAAAAGGTTGGCAGTCTTGATACCCATGTGGTTCTTTGGCTATATGACGGTATACGTGTTGGCTGCGGGTCTAACTACGGTTCTAGCGTCTCTGGGTTACCCACCACCCGAGGCCGGGATCATAGCTTCCTTTGGTGATATAGGCTTCATCCTATGTGCTCTAACCATAATGTTCGTTGGCGATAGGCTTGAGAGGAGTAGGTGGACCGTGATATCAGTGGCGTTCACAATCCTGGGTGGGGTAATCATTGCTCTAGCGAAGACCAACCTACCATTATCCTTCATCGGATCGTCAATACTCTTTTATGGATTTAATCTGTGGGTCCCAGTCTCCTACGCTTGGAGCGCTGAAAGCTTTCCCACTAGGGCAAGGGCCACGGGCTTCGCCTTAACTGACGGTCTAGGTCATATAGGCGGGGGTATAGGGACAGTCGTAGTAGCGTCGGTCGTAGCCTCGCTAGTGGCGGGAGGCGTGACCAGTGGACTGGCAATTGAGGTATTCCTCCTGATAGCATCATTTCAATTGATCTCGGCCATAATAGCTGTAACCCTGGGTCACAAGACAGCAAATAAGAGGTTAGACGAAATATCTCCGTGA
- a CDS encoding acetoacetate decarboxylase family protein, producing MTNEIDFTMPITKSGKSQTVFPPPWYYGVTYIASHVKLEGADNVIPSFMKTDGEGWVYIAEFISTAEANWDYMYQEPDLVQYMEGAIGLKVEYKGKNYLYFPFMWVDKDWALVRGWLDGYPKKIANIRMTRLHPLLPKYNKPEPGLKMGGYVTRGGGVMVRLRVELKDRADSLPLRNFGPFINVRRFASRGDNEDDVYEVVSRQRDESRYGEIWKGEAEVELQGYVNDELQSLSVEQVLGGYYYTLYFRVSKTVLVDKIRKQVEKVIGGGD from the coding sequence ATGACAAACGAAATCGATTTCACAATGCCCATAACCAAGTCTGGAAAATCACAAACAGTTTTCCCTCCACCCTGGTACTACGGGGTCACATACATTGCTTCCCACGTTAAATTGGAGGGGGCGGACAACGTCATACCGAGCTTCATGAAGACTGACGGAGAGGGCTGGGTTTACATAGCCGAGTTCATCTCCACGGCCGAGGCTAACTGGGACTACATGTACCAGGAACCGGATCTCGTCCAGTATATGGAAGGAGCAATAGGACTGAAAGTTGAGTATAAGGGTAAGAACTACCTGTATTTCCCTTTCATGTGGGTGGATAAGGACTGGGCTCTCGTTAGAGGTTGGCTAGACGGATATCCCAAGAAGATCGCCAACATAAGGATGACCAGACTTCACCCGCTTCTCCCCAAGTACAATAAACCGGAACCAGGTCTCAAGATGGGCGGTTACGTTACTAGAGGGGGCGGGGTCATGGTTAGGCTCAGGGTCGAGTTAAAGGACAGGGCGGACTCGCTACCGTTGAGGAACTTCGGTCCCTTCATAAACGTTAGAAGATTCGCCTCAAGGGGAGACAACGAGGACGACGTCTACGAAGTGGTGAGCAGGCAAAGAGACGAGAGTAGATACGGCGAAATATGGAAAGGTGAGGCTGAGGTGGAGCTTCAAGGATACGTCAATGACGAATTGCAGTCCTTGTCGGTAGAGCAAGTTTTGGGAGGGTATTACTACACGCTTTACTTTAGGGTAAGCAAAACCGTCCTAGTGGATAAAATCAGAAAACAAGTGGAGAAGGTAATTGGAGGCGGTGACTAA